One window of the Corynebacterium glutamicum ATCC 13032 genome contains the following:
- the rpsB gene encoding 30S ribosomal protein S2, with translation MAVVTMRELLDAGVHFGHQTRRWNPKMRRFIFTERNGIYIIDLQQTLTYIDQAFEFVKETVAHGGTVLFVGTKKQAQEAVQVEADRVGMPYVNHRWLGGMLTNFQTVSKRLNRMKELQAMDAAENGYEGRTKREVLMLTRERTKLERVLGGIAEMTRVPSALWIIDTNKEHIAVAEAHKLNIPVVAILDTNCDPDVVDFPVPGNDDAIRSTALLSRVISTAVEEGKKAREERQLAAAKDAAGDAKPEAEEAPAAAEAEEAPAAEAEEAPAAE, from the coding sequence ATGGCAGTCGTAACCATGCGAGAGCTTCTCGATGCTGGTGTGCACTTTGGCCACCAGACCCGCCGCTGGAACCCAAAGATGCGTCGTTTCATCTTCACCGAGCGTAACGGCATCTACATCATTGACCTTCAGCAGACCCTGACCTACATCGATCAGGCTTTCGAGTTCGTCAAGGAAACCGTTGCTCACGGTGGCACCGTTCTTTTCGTTGGTACCAAGAAGCAGGCTCAGGAAGCTGTTCAGGTTGAGGCAGACCGCGTTGGTATGCCTTACGTGAACCACCGTTGGCTCGGCGGCATGCTGACCAACTTCCAGACCGTTTCCAAGCGTCTGAACCGCATGAAGGAACTGCAGGCAATGGATGCTGCAGAAAACGGCTACGAGGGTCGCACCAAGCGCGAAGTTCTCATGCTGACCCGTGAGCGCACCAAGCTGGAGCGCGTCCTCGGTGGTATCGCAGAGATGACCCGCGTGCCTTCCGCACTGTGGATCATTGACACCAACAAGGAGCACATCGCTGTCGCTGAGGCTCACAAGCTGAACATCCCAGTTGTTGCCATCCTGGACACCAACTGTGACCCAGACGTTGTTGACTTCCCAGTTCCTGGTAACGACGACGCAATCCGCTCCACCGCACTGCTTTCCCGCGTTATCTCCACCGCTGTGGAAGAGGGTAAGAAGGCACGCGAGGAGCGTCAGCTGGCAGCTGCTAAGGATGCAGCAGGCGACGCAAAGCCTGAGGCAGAGGAAGCACCAGCAGCAGCTGAGGCTGAAGAGGCACCTGCAGCTGAGGCTGAAGAGGCACCTGCAGCTGAGTAA
- a CDS encoding M23 family metallopeptidase, which produces MLNFMPFRLMWILALTFTLTLLTSPALAHPYVNPATGSDRAGPILRGFDKPEKNWLPGHRGVDLPLNIGETVLASGSGTVAFAGIVVGTPTISIDHADGVRTTYQPVHAHVSVGEHVEEGDAIGILGHPTTKFPGLQWGAKIGEEYINPLSLLPRPTIRLKPLN; this is translated from the coding sequence ATGCTGAATTTCATGCCCTTTCGACTGATGTGGATTCTGGCCCTTACGTTCACCCTCACCCTGCTCACATCCCCAGCGTTGGCCCACCCTTACGTAAATCCTGCGACAGGCAGTGACCGTGCAGGCCCTATTCTTCGGGGCTTTGATAAGCCCGAGAAGAATTGGCTTCCAGGTCACCGCGGCGTGGATCTACCCCTAAACATTGGAGAAACAGTGTTGGCCAGTGGCTCGGGCACTGTCGCTTTTGCCGGCATCGTTGTTGGAACTCCGACCATTTCCATTGATCACGCCGATGGCGTTCGAACCACATACCAACCAGTTCACGCCCACGTGTCAGTTGGCGAACACGTGGAAGAAGGCGATGCCATAGGCATCCTTGGCCATCCAACCACTAAATTCCCTGGACTTCAGTGGGGCGCAAAAATAGGTGAAGAATATATCAATCCCCTATCGCTACTTCCCCGGCCAACCATTCGCCTTAAACCTCTTAACTAG
- a CDS encoding tyrosine recombinase XerC encodes MGESKKKVARSGRNAPPSGISGADAPSKLHTLIDDFCEHLDLVVGRSAATIRGYRSDLYAMADTIEDIDNFSLPTLRQWLGIAVDEGKSRATLARRTASVKAFSSWAQKNGHLKADEAARLISPKITRDLPKILGEQQAGDFVENAASTNEEEFLRDSAILELLYATGMRVAELCGIDLSDIDYDRKMVRVLGKGNKERVVPFGESAHKALRNWLDVRDEMTEDPKALFVGVRGQRINARQVRRIVDRAAKVTGVDHLSPHSLRHTAATHLLDGGADLRQVQELLGHSSMQTTQIYTHVSNKRLLEAFNKAHPRA; translated from the coding sequence ATGGGTGAGTCAAAAAAGAAGGTGGCGCGTTCCGGGCGGAACGCGCCACCTTCTGGTATTTCCGGCGCCGACGCGCCGTCCAAGCTGCATACGCTTATCGACGATTTCTGTGAGCATCTAGACCTTGTGGTGGGTCGTTCAGCCGCAACAATTCGCGGATATCGATCAGACCTTTATGCCATGGCTGACACAATCGAAGATATCGACAATTTCTCCCTGCCGACTCTGCGCCAATGGCTTGGTATAGCGGTAGATGAGGGAAAGTCCAGGGCAACACTCGCCAGAAGAACTGCATCTGTCAAGGCGTTTTCTTCATGGGCTCAGAAAAACGGCCACCTCAAAGCTGATGAAGCAGCCCGACTCATTTCACCGAAGATCACGAGGGATCTACCTAAGATTCTCGGGGAACAGCAGGCAGGAGACTTTGTGGAAAACGCAGCTTCCACAAATGAAGAAGAGTTCCTGCGTGATTCCGCGATTCTGGAGCTTCTTTATGCCACGGGAATGCGTGTTGCTGAACTCTGTGGAATCGATCTTTCAGACATTGACTACGACCGCAAAATGGTACGAGTGCTGGGTAAAGGAAATAAAGAGCGCGTTGTCCCATTCGGGGAATCGGCACACAAGGCGTTAAGAAATTGGCTAGATGTGCGCGATGAGATGACGGAAGATCCCAAAGCGCTCTTTGTTGGGGTGCGGGGTCAGCGAATTAATGCGCGCCAAGTTCGAAGGATTGTTGATCGAGCGGCAAAAGTCACTGGCGTTGACCATTTGTCACCACACTCGCTGCGGCATACTGCGGCAACTCACTTGCTGGACGGTGGGGCGGACCTTCGCCAGGTTCAAGAACTATTAGGGCACTCGTCAATGCAAACGACGCAGATCTATACCCACGTCAGTAATAAGAGACTGCTTGAAGCGTTTAATAAAGCGCATCCACGTGCCTAG
- the dprA gene encoding DNA-processing protein DprA — MIDSRLLAWAYLSKVVEGPNAHLQKLLKEGHDVERIAFGIKHREEWIGEGLLKNTDSRYSIDTAQTDLETIAKLGGRLITPEDDEWPMEELDHAFGFAASGMSDHVRTYQDDALPPHALWIRGGNLRTLSAQSVTLVGTRAISQYGTEVTREFTQNLVSHQWTIISGGALGVDSVAHSEAVRAQGSTIAIAACGLDRSYPSHNRDLFNQIAKSGKGALVSEYPPGTPPQRHRFLTRNRLVAALSQGTVVVEAAWRSGALNTLSWCAGLGRIAMAVPGPVNTAGSLGCHERIRNGSAQMVTSADDVRSLLGAVGAMDSQTQYELNFAATPVQGLTRNELRVFDALDDRGEGREAASIATEAGLTLQLTIFLLIALNKRGIVKRDGTAWSRNAEMP; from the coding sequence ATGATTGACTCCCGCTTGCTGGCATGGGCGTATCTCTCAAAAGTGGTGGAGGGTCCCAATGCACACCTGCAAAAGCTCCTGAAAGAAGGTCATGATGTAGAGCGGATCGCATTTGGTATTAAACACCGCGAAGAGTGGATTGGCGAAGGTCTGCTGAAAAACACCGATTCCCGGTACTCGATTGATACCGCGCAAACTGATCTGGAAACTATCGCCAAACTCGGTGGGCGGCTCATCACACCTGAAGACGACGAATGGCCGATGGAAGAATTAGACCATGCTTTTGGATTTGCCGCTTCTGGCATGAGTGATCATGTGCGTACCTATCAAGATGATGCGCTGCCACCGCATGCGTTGTGGATTAGGGGAGGAAATCTCAGAACACTCAGTGCACAGTCCGTCACACTCGTGGGCACCAGGGCAATAAGCCAATATGGCACGGAAGTAACTCGGGAATTCACCCAAAACCTTGTGTCTCATCAGTGGACAATCATCTCAGGTGGTGCCTTGGGAGTTGATAGCGTCGCCCATAGTGAAGCCGTACGTGCACAAGGCTCCACCATCGCGATCGCAGCATGCGGATTGGATCGCTCGTACCCCAGCCACAATCGAGATCTGTTCAACCAGATTGCCAAATCCGGAAAGGGGGCGTTGGTGAGTGAATATCCACCGGGAACTCCACCTCAACGCCACCGCTTTCTCACTCGCAATCGTCTCGTTGCTGCTCTATCTCAAGGAACTGTCGTGGTGGAGGCAGCCTGGAGGTCAGGCGCGCTAAACACTTTGAGCTGGTGTGCTGGTTTAGGCAGGATTGCTATGGCGGTCCCTGGGCCGGTAAATACTGCTGGATCACTTGGGTGCCACGAAAGGATTCGAAACGGCAGCGCACAAATGGTCACCAGTGCGGATGACGTTCGGTCACTTCTGGGTGCAGTGGGTGCAATGGATAGCCAAACTCAGTATGAATTAAACTTCGCGGCCACTCCAGTACAGGGTTTAACCAGAAATGAGCTGCGAGTTTTTGATGCGTTAGACGACCGAGGAGAGGGGAGGGAAGCGGCGAGTATCGCTACCGAAGCCGGGTTGACCTTGCAGTTAACAATTTTCCTTCTCATTGCATTGAACAAGCGCGGAATCGTGAAACGCGACGGAACTGCTTGGTCGAGAAATGCGGAAATGCCATAA
- a CDS encoding YifB family Mg chelatase-like AAA ATPase, with translation MALGRTISTAQLGVQAKIVRVEANVGPGLPGTYIVGLADTAISESRDRIKTAVQNSGLMWPKTKVIINLSPASMRKQGSQCDLAMTVAVLVAHGSNPKAKFHAQNTLFLGEVALDGTLLPVTGVLPALLAAKEEGIGKIVIPEGNAQEAGLVEDPSVFLAHSIDQVLRWLDGEEALPQPGLFNDENSLKLPDMRDVVGQPEARFAAEVAAAGGHHMLMIGPPGSGKSMIAERIPSLLPELSPQQMIEATAVHSVVGRTFSGPVSRAPFISPHHNVSKAALLGGGSGSPLPGAISLAHHGVLFLDEVSEIPASILDSLRTPLEYGSIRIIRSRHDVTFPAQFQLILAANPCRCGAEQPQECVCSGSARATYLNNLSGPLRDRLDMVVATHSKGAVLRSDDVEASAPIADRVAQARERAAFRWRRSGLGNLVNAHVDPHFLRRNFAATEDAMVYLGAFLAEGTISQRGCDRAIKLGWTLCDLDGEQQPNLDHIARAMELRGTTYSEVAA, from the coding sequence ATGGCGCTCGGTAGAACTATATCCACTGCGCAATTAGGTGTGCAGGCAAAAATCGTTCGTGTGGAGGCTAATGTTGGCCCAGGATTGCCTGGTACCTACATTGTTGGATTAGCAGATACTGCCATTTCAGAATCTCGGGATCGTATTAAAACTGCGGTGCAAAACAGTGGCTTGATGTGGCCAAAGACCAAAGTGATCATTAACCTCTCGCCGGCTTCCATGCGTAAACAAGGTTCGCAGTGTGATCTCGCGATGACCGTTGCAGTTCTCGTTGCCCATGGCTCTAACCCCAAAGCGAAGTTTCATGCGCAGAACACGTTATTTCTGGGTGAGGTGGCGCTTGATGGAACCTTGCTCCCTGTTACTGGAGTTCTTCCAGCGCTGTTGGCCGCGAAGGAGGAAGGTATTGGCAAGATTGTGATCCCGGAGGGAAATGCCCAAGAAGCAGGACTGGTTGAGGATCCTTCAGTCTTTTTGGCACATTCCATCGACCAGGTCTTGCGATGGCTTGATGGGGAAGAGGCGTTGCCTCAGCCTGGACTATTCAATGATGAAAATAGCCTCAAACTGCCTGATATGCGTGATGTGGTGGGACAACCAGAAGCTAGGTTTGCTGCAGAAGTAGCTGCTGCCGGTGGTCACCACATGCTGATGATTGGCCCTCCCGGTTCTGGAAAATCCATGATCGCCGAGCGGATTCCCAGCTTGCTTCCCGAACTGTCGCCCCAACAAATGATCGAGGCGACGGCAGTGCATTCCGTTGTGGGGCGAACCTTTTCAGGGCCGGTGTCGAGGGCTCCGTTTATTTCCCCACACCACAATGTCAGCAAGGCTGCTCTGCTCGGAGGTGGCTCGGGATCTCCTCTTCCGGGTGCTATCAGCCTGGCGCATCATGGTGTGTTGTTCCTGGATGAGGTTAGTGAGATTCCAGCGTCAATCCTTGATTCTTTGAGGACTCCATTGGAATACGGCTCGATCCGCATCATCAGATCCCGCCATGATGTCACCTTCCCCGCACAGTTCCAGCTCATCCTCGCGGCCAATCCGTGTAGATGCGGTGCAGAACAGCCTCAAGAATGTGTCTGTTCTGGCTCAGCTCGCGCGACGTACCTTAATAATCTTTCGGGTCCGTTGAGGGATCGCTTGGACATGGTTGTTGCCACCCACTCTAAAGGTGCAGTGCTGCGTAGTGATGACGTTGAGGCATCTGCTCCCATTGCTGATCGGGTGGCACAAGCTCGTGAGAGGGCAGCTTTCCGATGGCGCCGTTCTGGACTGGGAAATCTTGTTAATGCACACGTAGATCCACACTTCTTGCGGAGGAATTTTGCCGCAACAGAAGACGCCATGGTGTACCTCGGCGCGTTCCTGGCGGAAGGAACAATCTCCCAACGTGGCTGCGATCGGGCCATAAAACTGGGTTGGACCTTGTGCGATTTGGATGGGGAACAGCAGCCCAATCTTGACCATATTGCGCGAGCCATGGAGCTTCGGGGCACTACATACAGTGAGGTAGCAGCATGA
- a CDS encoding YraN family protein, giving the protein MKTQKQYLGAFGEDVALQQYLDDQATLLDRNVRYSCGELDLIVRSASGVVVFVEVKTRRGSAFDSAAAVNNQKMLRMRRAAALWLEGKPYTPIRFDVVAIVLDPHTGRPEITVYEDVEHGAR; this is encoded by the coding sequence ATGAAAACACAAAAACAATATCTGGGCGCGTTCGGGGAAGATGTTGCGCTACAACAATATTTAGATGATCAAGCAACGCTGCTAGATCGAAATGTTCGCTATTCATGTGGCGAACTTGACCTCATTGTTCGCTCGGCAAGCGGAGTTGTTGTTTTTGTAGAAGTGAAGACTCGGCGGGGGTCGGCTTTTGATTCAGCAGCGGCTGTGAACAATCAGAAAATGTTGCGGATGAGGCGTGCAGCTGCACTGTGGCTGGAGGGTAAACCTTATACTCCGATTCGTTTTGATGTGGTGGCAATCGTTTTGGATCCGCACACGGGGCGCCCAGAGATCACTGTTTATGAGGATGTGGAACATGGCGCTCGGTAG
- a CDS encoding DUF2469 domain-containing protein, producing MSAEELDNYEAEVELSLYREYRDVVSQFSYVVETERRFYLANAVQLIPHNSGNDVYYEVRMSDAWVWDMYRSARFVRYVRVITYKDVNIEELDKPDIIMPE from the coding sequence ATGAGCGCTGAAGAACTCGACAACTACGAAGCAGAGGTTGAACTCTCTCTTTACCGCGAATACCGCGACGTAGTCAGCCAGTTTTCCTATGTTGTAGAAACTGAACGTCGCTTCTACTTAGCAAATGCAGTGCAGCTTATTCCACACAACAGCGGAAACGATGTCTACTACGAAGTCCGCATGTCTGACGCCTGGGTATGGGACATGTACCGCTCAGCACGCTTCGTTCGCTACGTCCGAGTGATCACCTACAAGGACGTCAACATCGAAGAATTAGATAAGCCTGACATCATCATGCCTGAGTAG
- a CDS encoding ribonuclease HII, with protein MRRLKHLRTFEVTLSRNGLGPVAGVDEAGRGACCGPISIAACILPDKPIQELAALTDSKKLSASTREKLMPLIKKHALAWSVIVISAQDIDRFGIQHANISGMRRAVAALGTQPGYVLTDAMKVPGFTVPYLPIIGGDASARCIAAASVLAKQTRDDIMTDMANDYPHYGLEIHKGYSTKIHMDAVRHHGASPEHRYSYANVAKAHQEWLHAADNDTTEGGA; from the coding sequence ATGCGACGCTTAAAGCATCTACGGACCTTTGAGGTCACCTTGTCACGCAACGGGCTAGGGCCCGTTGCAGGAGTAGACGAAGCTGGACGCGGTGCCTGCTGCGGACCCATTTCAATTGCCGCATGCATACTCCCGGACAAACCCATCCAGGAGCTAGCCGCACTGACAGACTCCAAAAAGCTCAGTGCCAGCACCCGCGAAAAACTCATGCCACTGATCAAAAAACACGCACTCGCTTGGTCAGTCATCGTGATCTCCGCCCAAGACATCGACCGATTTGGCATCCAACACGCAAACATCTCCGGCATGCGACGAGCCGTAGCCGCCCTAGGCACCCAACCCGGCTACGTACTTACCGACGCCATGAAAGTCCCCGGCTTCACAGTCCCATACCTACCCATCATCGGCGGAGACGCCTCCGCCCGATGCATCGCCGCCGCAAGTGTATTAGCCAAACAAACCCGCGACGACATCATGACCGACATGGCCAACGACTACCCGCACTACGGTCTCGAAATTCACAAAGGCTACAGTACGAAGATCCACATGGATGCGGTGCGCCACCACGGCGCAAGTCCCGAGCACAGATATAGTTATGCAAATGTGGCCAAGGCACACCAAGAATGGCTACACGCTGCAGATAATGACACGACGGAAGGTGGAGCATGA
- the lepB gene encoding signal peptidase I gives MTDFSSASNADDSTQDGRPGRRAGKSKKESKPTPWYIEIPVVVVLTLALIFVLQTFVGRMYMIPSGSMEPTLHGCEGCTGDRILVEKVSYYFTDPEPGDVVVFKGTDSWNVGFTTQRSDNSVIRGLQNLGSYVGLVAPDENDLVKRIIATGGQTVSCQAGDPGIMVDGKEVDDSYTLQPAQFPIDETSGSTECGGNYFGPITVPGGNYFMMGDNRTNSMDSRYHLGDQYQGTIPEENIKGKVQAIILPFSRIGGVDDPAIKG, from the coding sequence GTGACTGATTTTTCTAGTGCTTCAAATGCTGACGATTCCACGCAGGACGGTCGTCCTGGTCGACGTGCTGGAAAGTCTAAGAAGGAATCGAAGCCAACTCCGTGGTACATCGAAATTCCAGTGGTTGTGGTTTTGACCCTCGCGCTGATTTTCGTGCTCCAGACGTTTGTCGGACGCATGTACATGATTCCGAGTGGTTCGATGGAACCTACTTTGCACGGATGTGAGGGCTGCACGGGTGACCGCATCCTGGTGGAGAAGGTTTCTTACTACTTCACGGATCCAGAGCCGGGCGATGTTGTGGTGTTCAAGGGTACTGATTCCTGGAACGTTGGATTCACTACGCAGCGTTCCGATAATTCGGTGATCCGCGGCCTGCAGAACCTGGGTTCTTACGTGGGTCTTGTCGCACCTGATGAAAATGACCTGGTCAAGCGCATTATCGCCACCGGCGGTCAGACTGTTTCGTGCCAAGCCGGTGATCCTGGAATCATGGTTGACGGCAAGGAAGTCGATGACAGCTACACGCTGCAACCTGCGCAATTCCCCATCGATGAGACCTCCGGTTCCACCGAATGCGGCGGCAACTATTTCGGCCCCATCACCGTGCCTGGCGGCAACTACTTCATGATGGGTGACAACCGCACCAACTCCATGGATTCCCGCTACCACCTGGGCGATCAGTACCAAGGAACCATCCCTGAGGAAAACATCAAGGGCAAAGTTCAAGCAATTATCCTGCCATTTAGCCGAATCGGTGGCGTCGACGACCCTGCCATCAAAGGCTAG